A window from Triticum aestivum cultivar Chinese Spring chromosome 6D, IWGSC CS RefSeq v2.1, whole genome shotgun sequence encodes these proteins:
- the LOC123141099 gene encoding uncharacterized protein: MASILSRASRDLARAARQVSSAARRAAPVTIARPAPSDLPSRRLSVHSGATDANIPGYTNPPPDEPVEFVASDNDLESDEALWALYERWCEAYNEERDHDEMVRRFDTFKEAAFMVDRVNKANLPYTLKLSQFADGKLAESVCNKWCGDKPRPDPAAYHREGEFYIYDDGGDDVPKYPTMRFLFCERGGPIIPLE, encoded by the coding sequence ATGGCGTCTATCCTCTCGCGGGCCTCCCGTGACTTGGCTCGCGCCGCCCGCCAAGTCTCGTCGGCTGCTCGCCGGGCAGCGCCGGTGACCATAGCTCGCCCAGCCCCCTCAGATCTGCCGAGCCGCCGCCTGTCCGTCCACAGCGGCGCCACCGACGCCAACATCCCCGGCTACACCAACCCACCCCCCGACGAGCCAGTGGAATTCGTGGCTTCAGACAACGACCTGGAATCTGACGAGGCCCTGTGGGCGCTCTACGAGCGCTGGTGCGAGGCTTACAACGAGGAGCGCGACCACGACGAGATGGTTCGCCGGTTCGACACATTCAAGGAGGCTGCTTTCATGGTGGACCGCGTGAACAAGGCCAATCTGCCCTACACCCTGAAACTAAGCCAGTTCGCCGACGGGAAGCTGGCAGAGTCCGTGTGCAATAAGTGGTGTGGTGATAAACCTCGCCCTGATCCCGCAGCTTATCATCGGGAGGGTGAGTTTTACATCTATGATGATGGCGGAGATGATGTGCCGAAATATCCCACGATGAGGTTCCTCTTCTGTGAACGTGGAGGTCCCATCATCCCCTTGGAATGA